From the genome of Sulfitobacter sp. DSM 110093, one region includes:
- a CDS encoding IS3 family transposase (programmed frameshift), which translates to MSEMEIITDGGRRRRWSAAEKLRIVEETLYDGDSVSAVARRNGVAPNLLYRWRRLMLEGGSVAVTGDDSVTSNKAVREMEARVRELERQLGRKTLEVEILKEALDKSRFKKTDLACAVAQTGRFPVKAVAQTLGVSRSNLHERQRGNTEPRRSYYKAQDAALLPRIERLVAERPTYGYRRICAVLNRELKAESLAPANHKRVYRIMKANHLLLERSGFDRPERAHDGKVIMMRSNLRWCSDGLEFTCWNGDIIRAAFLLDAHDREIIAWRAVANAGISGSDVRDMLLEAVEKRFGSYRAPEVVEVLSDNGSAYTAKETRIFARQLGLKSCFTPVASPQSNGMSEAFVKTLKRDYVRVNPLPNAETVLNLIGEWIEDYNDNHPHSGLKWRSPREFIKAKTETA; encoded by the exons ATGTCTGAGATGGAAATCATTACTGATGGTGGGCGCCGTCGACGCTGGTCTGCGGCTGAAAAGCTGCGGATCGTTGAAGAGACCCTCTACGACGGGGATAGCGTTTCCGCCGTTGCTCGTCGTAATGGCGTGGCGCCTAATCTGTTGTATCGTTGGCGTAGATTGATGCTTGAGGGAGGGAGTGTCGCTGTGACAGGGGATGACAGCGTGACCAGCAATAAGGCTGTTCGAGAGATGGAAGCCCGCGTTCGGGAGCTTGAGCGCCAGCTGGGACGCAAAACGCTGGAAGTGGAGATCTTGAAGGAAGCGCTCGACAAGTCCCGCT TCAAAAAAACCGACCTTGCTTGCGCAGTCGCTCAAACCGGGCGGTTCCCGGTGAAGGCGGTGGCACAGACGTTAGGCGTATCCCGTTCGAACCTACATGAACGGCAGAGGGGAAACACGGAGCCGCGTCGGAGCTATTATAAAGCTCAGGACGCGGCGCTCTTGCCACGTATCGAGCGTTTGGTGGCGGAGCGCCCAACCTATGGCTACCGCCGGATCTGTGCAGTGCTGAACCGGGAACTCAAGGCAGAAAGCCTTGCCCCGGCAAATCATAAACGCGTCTATCGCATTATGAAGGCCAATCACCTGCTGCTGGAGCGATCCGGCTTCGACCGGCCCGAACGCGCCCATGATGGCAAGGTCATCATGATGCGGTCGAACTTGCGCTGGTGCTCTGACGGGCTGGAGTTCACCTGCTGGAATGGCGACATTATCCGCGCGGCGTTTCTGCTCGATGCTCATGATCGTGAGATCATTGCCTGGCGGGCCGTCGCCAATGCCGGGATTAGCGGCTCGGACGTGCGTGACATGCTTCTGGAGGCGGTCGAGAAACGCTTCGGCAGCTATCGTGCGCCAGAGGTGGTCGAGGTCTTATCCGACAATGGAAGCGCTTACACAGCAAAGGAAACCCGCATCTTCGCTCGCCAGCTCGGCCTGAAGTCATGTTTCACCCCAGTCGCCAGCCCGCAATCCAACGGCATGTCCGAAGCCTTCGTAAAGACGCTCAAACGCGACTACGTGCGCGTCAATCCACTACCCAATGCCGAAACCGTTTTGAATTTGATAGGAGAATGGATCGAGGACTATAACGACAACCACCCACACAGCGGCCTAAAATGGCGCTCGCCTCGCGAGTTCATCAAGGCCAAAACCGAAACCGCTTAG